TTTTAAGCTATCGATTTCAGCATCAATTAGCTCTTCTAACTCATCAATGAAACAAATATCGTTTGGACTCATAATGTGAGTACCATTTTCATCTTCATAAATTGGATATTTATTGTTACGCTCTGGGTCATATAAGAACATATTCTCTTCATATTTTTTCTTTTCAATGTCAAGATGACGTCCTTGATACTCAAAGTAGTTTCCTACTAATGAACGCTTCGATTGGAACATACAAGTCATACCGTGAATTTGTACTTCAAGTTCCACTTCAGCATTTTCTTTTAATTCAACAATTTCATCTAAGCTAAGCTCACGAGCTAATACAGCACGTTTTGCTCCTCTTTGTCCCCAGTAGTTACAAGTAAACCAGTTTGTTGCAGTTGTTTCTGTATTCCAGTGCAGTTGCATATTTGGTGCAACTTCGCGAACCGCCATCAATACCGCTGGATCTCCGAAAACAATTGCATCTACATGTACTTCGTTTAAAAATGCAACATAATCTGTTAAGTCTTCAACTTTATCATTGTGGAACATCGCGTTCATTGCTACGTATACTTTTACACCATTTTCATGTGCAATCTTCACAGCTTGTTTCACATCTTCACGTGAAAATT
This Bacillus paramycoides DNA region includes the following protein-coding sequences:
- a CDS encoding peptidase U32 family protein; translation: MKKPELLVTPKAVADIEPLAKAGADAVMIGEQKFGLRLAGEFSREDVKQAVKIAHENGVKVYVAMNAMFHNDKVEDLTDYVAFLNEVHVDAIVFGDPAVLMAVREVAPNMQLHWNTETTATNWFTCNYWGQRGAKRAVLARELSLDEIVELKENAEVELEVQIHGMTCMFQSKRSLVGNYFEYQGRHLDIEKKKYEENMFLYDPERNNKYPIYEDENGTHIMSPNDICFIDELEELIDAEIDSLKVDGVLKSSEYIIEVTKKYRKAIDLCVEDRDAYYDVKDDLYKEIEEMQPVNRPLDTGFFFKETVY